The following are encoded in a window of Streptomyces sp. Go-475 genomic DNA:
- a CDS encoding alpha/beta hydrolase, translated as MRGTRPKRRVAALGSAGALVTATLIAGAVAAPTANASAGSGPGQDREARGAAIAADRAAKAGIDWQDCPADWNLAKPIQCGYVTVPLDYAKPYGKQIKLAVDRIGNTGTKAERQGALIYNPGGPGGSGLRFPTRVTGKNPVWANTAKAYDFVGFDPRGVGKSTPISCVDPQEFVKAPKMDPVPDSEADKLAQRKLAREYADGCYERSGWMLPHMTTPNTARDLDVIRAALGEKKLNYLGVSYGTYLGAVYGTLFPGHVRRMVVDSVVNPSREKIWYQANLDQDVAFEGRWKDWQDWVAKNDATYHLGDTRAEVQQQWLKLRATAKKNPIGGVVGPAELISFFQGAPYYDSRWAPVASVFSKYVAGDTQALIDAAAPHPSDTAGNAASENGNAVYTAVECADAKWPTSWQRWDRDNTRLHRDHPFLTWANAWMNLPCATWPVKQRTPLDVKTGKGLPPVLIVQSERDAATPYEGAVELHKRFKGSRLITEKDAGSHGVTGLVNPCVNNRVDSYLLTGKLDGADVTCAPHATPKP; from the coding sequence TTGAGGGGTACGAGACCGAAGAGGCGGGTGGCGGCGCTCGGTTCGGCCGGCGCGCTCGTCACGGCCACGCTGATAGCCGGCGCCGTCGCGGCGCCCACGGCGAACGCGAGCGCGGGCAGCGGCCCCGGCCAGGACCGTGAGGCCCGGGGCGCCGCCATCGCCGCCGACCGGGCCGCGAAGGCCGGCATCGACTGGCAGGACTGCCCCGCCGACTGGAACCTGGCCAAGCCGATCCAGTGCGGGTACGTCACCGTGCCGCTCGACTACGCCAAGCCGTACGGCAAGCAGATCAAGCTCGCCGTCGACCGCATCGGCAACACGGGCACGAAGGCCGAGCGGCAGGGCGCGCTCATCTACAACCCCGGCGGCCCCGGCGGCTCCGGACTGCGCTTCCCGACCCGGGTCACCGGCAAGAACCCTGTCTGGGCCAACACGGCCAAGGCGTACGACTTCGTGGGCTTCGACCCGCGCGGCGTCGGCAAGTCCACACCCATCTCCTGCGTCGACCCGCAGGAGTTCGTCAAGGCGCCCAAGATGGACCCGGTGCCCGACTCCGAGGCCGACAAGCTCGCCCAGCGCAAGCTGGCCCGCGAGTACGCCGACGGCTGCTACGAGCGCAGCGGCTGGATGCTGCCGCACATGACCACGCCGAACACCGCGCGCGACCTCGACGTCATCCGCGCCGCCCTCGGCGAGAAGAAGCTCAACTACCTCGGCGTCTCCTACGGCACCTACCTCGGCGCCGTCTACGGCACCCTCTTCCCCGGCCACGTGCGCCGCATGGTCGTCGACAGCGTCGTCAACCCGTCCCGGGAGAAGATCTGGTACCAGGCCAACCTGGACCAGGACGTCGCCTTCGAGGGCCGGTGGAAGGACTGGCAGGACTGGGTCGCCAAGAACGACGCGACCTACCACCTCGGTGACACCCGTGCCGAGGTCCAGCAGCAGTGGCTGAAGCTGCGCGCCACCGCGAAGAAGAACCCGATCGGCGGGGTCGTCGGCCCGGCCGAGCTGATCTCCTTCTTCCAGGGCGCCCCGTACTACGACTCCCGGTGGGCCCCGGTCGCCTCGGTCTTCAGCAAGTACGTCGCCGGGGACACCCAGGCGCTGATCGACGCCGCCGCCCCCCACCCGTCGGACACCGCGGGCAACGCCGCCTCGGAGAACGGCAACGCCGTGTACACGGCCGTGGAGTGCGCCGACGCCAAGTGGCCCACCAGCTGGCAGCGCTGGGACCGCGACAACACGCGGCTGCACCGGGACCACCCGTTCCTGACCTGGGCCAACGCGTGGATGAACCTCCCCTGCGCCACCTGGCCGGTCAAGCAGCGGACGCCGTTGGACGTGAAGACCGGCAAGGGCCTGCCGCCGGTGCTGATCGTGCAGTCCGAGCGGGACGCGGCCACCCCGTACGAGGGTGCCGTCGAACTGCACAAGCGGTTCAAGGGCTCCCGCCTGATCACCGAGAAGGACGCGGGCTCCCACGGCGTCACCGGCCTGGTCAACCCGTGCGTCAACAACCGGGTGGACAGCTACCTGCTCACCGGCAAGCTCGACGGCGCGGACGTGACGTGCGCGCCGCACGCCACGCCGAAGCCGTAG
- a CDS encoding ABC transporter permease, producing the protein MPSTSTRRVIAVVVLVPVLAALALWAFAWPATRTAPRDLPLGVAGPPAAAAQVEKGLEQHEGAFEIHRYADEAAARDAVKDRSVYGAVVVTPQGPELLTASAAGPAVAQFLQQAVARQASAEGTQVRTVDVVPAPASDPRGAAVTASVLPLALAGIAAGAVVTLLGLRGVRAATALLGASALVGVVTAGIADSWLGVLTGDWWAEAAVLGLSALAVSGAVAGLAALVGTAGTGIAAVAVMLLGNPFSGASSAPQMLPEPVGTIGQWLPPGAGTTLLRSVAYFDGAAATGPALTLTWWAVLGLCAVLLGGSLRARKESGTPTGDTPSLATVG; encoded by the coding sequence ATGCCTTCCACCAGCACCCGCCGCGTGATCGCGGTCGTCGTGCTCGTCCCCGTCCTCGCGGCCCTGGCCCTGTGGGCCTTCGCCTGGCCGGCCACCCGTACCGCGCCTCGCGACCTGCCGCTGGGCGTCGCCGGACCGCCCGCGGCGGCGGCCCAGGTGGAGAAGGGACTCGAGCAGCACGAGGGCGCGTTCGAGATCCACCGCTACGCCGACGAGGCCGCCGCCCGGGACGCCGTCAAGGACCGGAGCGTGTACGGGGCGGTGGTGGTCACACCCCAGGGCCCCGAGCTGCTCACCGCGTCCGCCGCGGGGCCGGCCGTCGCACAGTTCCTCCAGCAGGCCGTCGCCCGGCAGGCCTCCGCCGAGGGCACACAGGTCAGGACGGTCGACGTCGTACCCGCCCCGGCGAGCGATCCGCGCGGCGCGGCGGTGACCGCCTCCGTGCTGCCGCTCGCCCTGGCCGGCATCGCGGCCGGCGCCGTGGTCACGCTGCTGGGACTGCGCGGCGTCCGGGCCGCGACCGCGCTGCTCGGCGCGTCCGCCCTGGTGGGCGTGGTCACCGCCGGGATCGCGGACAGCTGGCTCGGGGTGCTCACGGGCGACTGGTGGGCCGAGGCGGCGGTGCTCGGCCTGTCGGCGCTGGCCGTCAGCGGCGCCGTCGCCGGACTCGCCGCCCTGGTCGGCACCGCCGGCACGGGGATCGCGGCGGTCGCGGTGATGCTGCTCGGCAACCCCTTCTCCGGGGCGTCGTCGGCACCGCAGATGCTGCCGGAGCCCGTCGGCACGATCGGCCAGTGGCTGCCGCCCGGCGCGGGGACGACCCTGCTGCGCTCGGTGGCCTACTTCGACGGCGCGGCGGCCACCGGTCCCGCCCTGACCTTGACCTGGTGGGCGGTGCTGGGCCTGTGCGCCGTACTGCTCGGCGGTTCGCTCAGGGCGCGGAAGGAGAGCGGCACCCCCACGGGCGACACGCCCAGCCTCGCGACCGTCGGCTGA
- a CDS encoding type II toxin-antitoxin system Phd/YefM family antitoxin has protein sequence MAYEIPVTQARAELADLINRVVYAGERVVVTRHGKPLVALVSADDLRRLEELAESAEPAEEQVISAVSTVREVASAPREQQRFGIAAEHRRAGPA, from the coding sequence ATGGCCTACGAGATTCCGGTGACGCAAGCCAGGGCTGAACTCGCCGACCTGATCAACCGCGTGGTGTACGCCGGCGAGCGCGTCGTCGTCACCCGGCACGGCAAGCCCCTCGTCGCCCTCGTCTCGGCCGATGACCTGCGGCGACTCGAGGAACTCGCGGAGTCGGCGGAGCCCGCCGAGGAGCAGGTGATCAGCGCCGTCTCCACGGTCCGCGAGGTCGCGTCCGCTCCTCGCGAACAGCAGCGGTTCGGCATCGCGGCGGAGCACCGGAGGGCCGGCCCGGCCTGA
- the ureG gene encoding urease accessory protein UreG, translating to MHLDHSHSHDGPAAVGADAHRPDGGRRALRIGLGGPVGSGKTATVAALCRALRDELSLAVVTNDIYTREDAEFLLREAVLPPERITAVETGACPHTAIRDDISANLEAVEDLEDAVGPLDLVLVESGGDNLTATFSKGLVDAQIFVIDVAGGDDIPRKGGPGVTTADLLVVNKTDLAPYVGSDLARMAADAKAQRAELPVVFQSLRSEAGVADVAAWVRAQLAAWAA from the coding sequence ATGCACCTCGACCACAGCCACAGCCATGACGGACCGGCCGCCGTCGGTGCCGACGCGCACCGCCCCGACGGCGGCCGCCGCGCCCTGCGCATCGGCCTCGGCGGGCCCGTGGGGTCCGGGAAGACCGCGACCGTCGCAGCGCTCTGCCGGGCGCTGCGGGACGAGCTGTCCCTCGCCGTCGTCACCAACGACATCTACACCCGGGAGGACGCCGAGTTCCTGCTGCGGGAAGCCGTGCTGCCGCCCGAGCGGATCACCGCCGTGGAGACGGGAGCCTGCCCGCACACCGCGATCCGGGACGACATCTCCGCCAACCTGGAAGCCGTGGAGGACCTGGAGGACGCCGTCGGGCCGCTGGACCTGGTGCTCGTGGAGTCCGGCGGGGACAACCTGACCGCGACCTTCTCCAAGGGGCTCGTCGACGCGCAGATCTTCGTGATCGACGTGGCCGGGGGCGATGACATCCCCCGCAAGGGCGGACCGGGCGTGACCACCGCCGACCTGCTCGTCGTCAACAAGACCGACCTCGCCCCGTACGTCGGCTCCGACCTGGCCCGCATGGCCGCCGACGCCAAGGCGCAGCGGGCGGAACTGCCGGTCGTCTTCCAGTCGCTGCGCAGCGAGGCCGGGGTGGCCGACGTCGCCGCGTGGGTGCGCGCGCAGCTCGCCGCCTGGGCGGCATGA
- a CDS encoding ATP-dependent Clp protease proteolytic subunit, translated as MTRPSARHVLPEFTERTSSGHRTMDPYSKLLEGRIVFLGTPVDETSANDVMAQFMYLEHLAPDRDIALYINSPGGSFHAMTAIYDTMRYVTCDVETICLGQAGAAASVLLSAGTPGKRSVLPGARLVIHQPSLPEPVHGQASDLAIQADELTRIRSRMEELLARHTGRTPEQVGADIERDKILTAQEAVAYGLVDRVLPNREAILATPTGR; from the coding sequence ATGACCCGACCGTCCGCCCGTCACGTGCTGCCCGAGTTCACCGAACGCACGTCGTCCGGGCACCGGACGATGGATCCGTACTCCAAGCTGCTGGAGGGGCGGATCGTCTTCCTCGGGACGCCGGTGGACGAGACCTCGGCGAACGACGTGATGGCCCAGTTCATGTACCTCGAACACCTGGCCCCGGACCGCGACATCGCGCTCTACATCAACTCCCCCGGCGGCTCCTTCCACGCGATGACGGCCATCTACGACACGATGCGCTACGTCACCTGCGACGTGGAGACGATCTGCCTCGGCCAGGCCGGCGCGGCCGCCTCGGTGCTGCTGTCCGCGGGCACGCCCGGCAAGCGATCCGTGCTCCCCGGCGCGCGTCTGGTGATCCATCAGCCGTCGCTGCCCGAACCGGTCCACGGCCAGGCCAGCGATCTGGCGATCCAGGCCGACGAGTTGACGCGCATCCGGTCGCGCATGGAGGAGCTGCTCGCACGGCACACGGGCCGCACCCCGGAGCAGGTCGGCGCGGACATCGAGCGGGACAAGATCCTCACCGCCCAGGAGGCGGTCGCATACGGCCTGGTGGACCGGGTCCTCCCCAACCGCGAGGCCATCCTGGCCACGCCGACCGGGCGGTGA
- a CDS encoding urease subunit gamma, with product MQLTPHEQERLLIHVAADVAEKRRARGLRLNHPEAVALITSHILEGARDGRTVAELMASGRTLLTRDDVMEGVPEMIHDVQVEATFPDGTKLVTVHEPIV from the coding sequence GTGCAACTGACCCCGCACGAGCAAGAGCGACTGCTGATCCATGTGGCGGCGGACGTGGCCGAGAAGCGCCGCGCCCGCGGGCTCAGGCTCAACCACCCCGAGGCGGTCGCCCTCATCACGTCGCACATCCTCGAAGGCGCCCGGGACGGCCGGACCGTCGCCGAACTGATGGCCTCCGGGCGCACGCTGCTCACCCGGGACGACGTCATGGAGGGCGTCCCCGAGATGATCCACGACGTCCAGGTCGAGGCCACCTTCCCGGACGGCACCAAGCTCGTCACCGTCCACGAGCCGATCGTCTGA
- a CDS encoding DUF6328 family protein produces the protein MAEHRPCTARNETPLQRADRNFVELLQELRVTQTGVQILFAFLLSLAFTSRFEDLDTVQRVTYVITLLLAVLAAALFTAPAALHRSLFQQGAKPRIVQVSSRLASTGLVVLVFAFSGSVLLVVDVTTGRAGGIAASVATFLVCVGLWGLLPRLVRRAGLRDETAGTAEEPASPRSGTVRVPAQLRDTVRQPSALRGTAPRREASARRR, from the coding sequence ATGGCCGAGCACCGTCCCTGCACCGCACGCAACGAGACGCCGCTGCAGCGCGCCGACCGCAACTTCGTCGAGCTGCTCCAGGAACTCCGCGTCACCCAGACGGGCGTGCAGATCCTCTTCGCCTTCCTGCTGTCGCTCGCCTTCACCTCGCGCTTCGAGGACCTCGACACGGTCCAGCGCGTCACCTACGTCATCACGCTGCTGCTGGCGGTCCTGGCCGCGGCGCTGTTCACCGCGCCGGCCGCGCTGCACCGCTCGCTCTTCCAGCAGGGCGCCAAGCCGCGCATCGTGCAGGTCTCCTCGCGCCTGGCCAGCACCGGCCTGGTCGTGCTCGTGTTCGCGTTCAGCGGTTCCGTACTGCTGGTGGTCGATGTGACGACCGGCCGGGCCGGCGGCATCGCCGCGAGCGTGGCGACCTTCCTGGTCTGCGTCGGCCTGTGGGGGCTGCTCCCCCGGCTGGTGCGGCGGGCGGGCCTGCGTGACGAGACGGCCGGGACGGCGGAGGAACCGGCCTCACCCCGGTCGGGAACCGTCAGGGTTCCGGCGCAGCTGCGGGACACCGTCAGGCAGCCGTCGGCGCTTCGGGGAACGGCACCGCGTCGGGAGGCGTCGGCGCGACGCCGGTGA
- a CDS encoding urease accessory UreF family protein: protein MSRAALLVLADGRFPAGGHAHSGGAEAAVRAGRISGAASLADFCRGRLHTSGLVAAALSAAAALGIDPVALDRAADARTPSPALRLAARKLGRQLIRAARTTWPSAELDALGREFPKGAHQPVVLGLAARAAGLGPVDAAYCAAYESVSGPATATVRLLSLDPFDATGVLARLAPEVDRVADRAVEAARRVVDEGVDALPAGSAPLLEIGAEAHAGWPVRLFAS, encoded by the coding sequence ATGTCGCGCGCGGCGCTTCTCGTCCTGGCCGACGGCCGCTTCCCCGCCGGCGGTCACGCGCACTCCGGCGGGGCCGAGGCGGCGGTCAGGGCCGGGCGGATCAGCGGGGCGGCGAGCCTCGCGGACTTCTGCCGGGGACGGCTGCACACCTCGGGGCTGGTGGCCGCGGCCCTGTCGGCGGCCGCGGCGCTCGGGATCGACCCCGTCGCGCTGGACCGCGCCGCGGACGCCCGTACGCCGTCGCCCGCGCTGCGGCTCGCCGCGCGCAAGCTGGGGCGGCAGCTGATCCGGGCCGCCCGGACGACCTGGCCGTCCGCCGAGCTGGACGCCCTGGGCCGGGAGTTCCCCAAGGGCGCCCACCAGCCGGTGGTGCTCGGGCTGGCGGCCCGGGCGGCGGGCCTGGGGCCGGTCGACGCGGCGTACTGCGCGGCGTACGAGAGCGTCAGCGGACCGGCCACGGCGACCGTGCGGTTGCTGAGCTTGGACCCCTTCGACGCGACGGGCGTCCTGGCCCGGCTGGCGCCGGAGGTGGACCGGGTCGCGGACCGGGCGGTGGAGGCGGCGCGCCGGGTCGTCGACGAAGGAGTCGACGCCCTGCCGGCGGGATCGGCGCCCCTGCTGGAGATCGGGGCGGAGGCGCACGCGGGGTGGCCGGTGCGGCTCTTCGCCTCCTAG
- a CDS encoding urease subunit beta — translation MIPGEILFADGPIAYNEGRDVTRLTVLNVADRPVQVGSHYHFAEANPGLEFDRAAARGKRLNVAAGTAVRFEPGIPVDVELVPLSGARIVPGLRGETGGALDA, via the coding sequence ATGATTCCCGGAGAGATCCTCTTCGCCGACGGCCCGATTGCCTACAACGAGGGCCGCGACGTCACCCGGCTCACCGTCCTCAACGTCGCCGACCGGCCCGTCCAGGTCGGCTCCCACTACCACTTCGCCGAGGCCAACCCCGGTCTGGAGTTCGACCGCGCCGCCGCGCGCGGCAAGCGGCTGAACGTCGCCGCCGGCACGGCCGTGCGCTTCGAGCCCGGGATCCCCGTCGACGTCGAACTCGTTCCGCTCAGCGGCGCCCGGATCGTGCCCGGCCTGCGCGGGGAGACCGGAGGTGCCCTCGATGCCTGA
- a CDS encoding TetR/AcrR family transcriptional regulator, producing the protein MARVSQEHLDARRRQILDGAALCFARNGFHATSMQDVLKEVGLSAGAVYRYFSGKDELIGAIVGEVLGSVRAAFEEALRQSPPPPPDELVATVLGTVLASRESLRIDGRPAFPSLVIQVWPETLRNEELAAVLREGYGSVRAAWAKIVEDYQRAGMMRPDIEPDHVARTMIAAVLGFIAQQSLFGPAPVEVLRDGLRALTSMRDDRAPADGPPLG; encoded by the coding sequence ATGGCCCGCGTGTCCCAGGAACACCTCGACGCCCGCCGCCGTCAGATCCTCGACGGCGCCGCGCTCTGCTTCGCCCGCAACGGCTTCCACGCCACGTCCATGCAGGACGTGCTGAAGGAGGTCGGTCTCTCCGCCGGTGCCGTCTACCGCTACTTCAGCGGCAAGGACGAACTGATCGGCGCGATCGTCGGCGAGGTGCTCGGCTCGGTCCGCGCCGCCTTCGAGGAGGCGCTGCGGCAGAGCCCGCCGCCGCCGCCGGACGAACTCGTCGCGACCGTCCTCGGCACGGTGCTGGCCTCCCGCGAGTCCCTGCGGATCGACGGCAGGCCCGCGTTCCCGAGCCTCGTCATCCAGGTGTGGCCGGAGACACTGCGCAACGAGGAACTGGCGGCCGTCCTGCGGGAGGGCTACGGCTCCGTCCGCGCGGCCTGGGCGAAGATCGTCGAGGACTACCAGCGGGCCGGGATGATGCGGCCGGACATCGAGCCGGACCATGTGGCCCGCACGATGATCGCCGCCGTGCTCGGGTTCATCGCCCAGCAGTCCCTCTTCGGCCCCGCCCCGGTCGAGGTCCTCCGGGACGGTCTGCGGGCCCTGACGAGCATGCGCGACGACCGCGCCCCGGCCGATGGACCACCGCTCGGTTAA
- a CDS encoding C40 family peptidase, translated as MTALNRVPSLMARAGTASALTIAAVGGSIVAPGFSSEAAAATPATKALQIAASKKGSPYKYGATGPHRFDCSGLTLYSFKKAGKKLPRTAAQQYNKTRHISAKNRKAGDLVFFHSGKSVYHVGIYAGKNKLWHAPKTGDVVRLQKIWTKSVWYGRVK; from the coding sequence ATGACTGCGCTCAATCGTGTCCCGTCGCTCATGGCCCGGGCCGGAACGGCCTCGGCCCTCACCATCGCCGCGGTGGGCGGCTCGATCGTGGCCCCCGGCTTCTCCTCGGAGGCCGCGGCAGCCACGCCTGCGACGAAGGCACTCCAGATCGCGGCCTCGAAGAAGGGCTCGCCCTACAAGTACGGCGCCACCGGGCCGCACCGGTTCGACTGCTCCGGGCTCACGCTGTACTCGTTCAAGAAGGCCGGCAAGAAACTGCCCCGCACGGCTGCCCAGCAGTACAACAAGACCCGCCACATCTCCGCCAAGAACCGCAAGGCGGGGGACCTGGTGTTCTTCCACTCGGGCAAGAGCGTGTACCACGTCGGTATCTACGCGGGTAAGAACAAGCTCTGGCACGCCCCGAAGACCGGGGACGTGGTGCGGCTGCAGAAGATCTGGACCAAGAGCGTCTGGTACGGGCGCGTGAAGTAG
- a CDS encoding urease subunit alpha, which translates to MPEISRAAYADLFGPTTGDRIRLADTDLLVEIEEDRSGGPGRSGDEAVFGGGKVIRESMGQARATRAEGTPDTVITGAVIIDHWGIVKADVGIRDGRITGIGKAGNPDTMDGVHPDLVIGPETEIIAGNGRILTAGAIDAHVHFICPQIADEALSSGITTLVGGGTGPAEGSKATTVTPGPWHLARMLEAMEAYPLNIGFLGKGNTVSHEAMLSQIRGGALGLKLHEDWGSTPAVIDASLTVAERTGIQVAIHTDTLNEAGFVGDTLAAIAGRGIHAYHTEGAGGGHAPDIMTVVSESYVLPSSTNPTRPFTVNTAEEHLDMLMVCHHLNPAVPEDLAFAESRIRPSTIGAEDVLHDLGAISIISSDSQAMGRVGEVVMRTWQTAHVMKRRRGALPGDGRADNHRVRRYVAKYTINPALAQGLAREIGSVESGKLADLVLWEPAFFGVKPQLVIKGGQIAYAQMGDANASIPTPQPVLPRPMYGAIGRAPAANSVNFVAPLAIEDGLPERLGLGKRFTAIESTRGVTKADMRENDARPEVRVDPDSFAVHIDGELVEASPAAELPMAQRYFLF; encoded by the coding sequence ATGCCTGAGATCTCGCGTGCCGCGTACGCCGACCTGTTCGGCCCGACCACCGGCGACCGGATCCGGCTCGCCGACACCGACCTGCTCGTCGAGATCGAGGAGGATCGTTCCGGCGGACCCGGACGCTCCGGCGACGAGGCCGTGTTCGGCGGCGGCAAGGTCATCCGCGAGTCCATGGGCCAGGCGCGCGCCACGCGTGCCGAGGGCACCCCGGACACCGTCATCACCGGCGCGGTGATCATCGACCACTGGGGCATCGTCAAGGCCGACGTCGGCATCCGCGACGGCCGGATCACCGGCATCGGCAAGGCCGGCAACCCCGACACCATGGACGGCGTCCACCCGGACCTGGTCATCGGCCCGGAGACCGAGATCATCGCCGGCAACGGGCGGATCCTCACGGCGGGCGCGATCGACGCGCACGTCCACTTCATCTGCCCGCAGATCGCCGACGAGGCGCTGTCCTCGGGCATCACGACCCTGGTCGGCGGCGGCACCGGCCCGGCCGAGGGCTCCAAGGCCACCACCGTGACCCCCGGCCCCTGGCACCTGGCCCGGATGCTGGAGGCCATGGAGGCCTACCCGCTCAACATCGGCTTCCTCGGCAAGGGCAACACCGTCTCCCACGAGGCGATGCTGTCGCAGATCCGCGGCGGCGCGCTCGGCCTGAAGCTGCACGAGGACTGGGGCTCCACCCCGGCCGTCATCGACGCCTCCCTGACCGTCGCCGAGCGGACGGGCATCCAGGTCGCCATCCACACCGACACCCTGAACGAGGCCGGGTTCGTCGGCGACACGCTCGCCGCGATCGCGGGGCGGGGCATCCACGCGTACCACACCGAGGGCGCGGGCGGCGGACACGCGCCGGACATCATGACCGTGGTCTCCGAGTCGTACGTGCTGCCCAGCTCCACCAACCCGACCCGGCCGTTCACCGTCAACACCGCCGAGGAACACCTCGACATGCTGATGGTGTGCCACCACCTCAACCCGGCCGTGCCGGAGGACCTGGCCTTCGCCGAGTCCCGGATCCGGCCGTCCACCATCGGCGCCGAGGACGTGCTGCACGACCTCGGCGCGATCTCGATCATCTCCTCCGACTCCCAGGCCATGGGACGCGTGGGCGAGGTCGTCATGCGGACCTGGCAGACCGCGCACGTGATGAAACGGCGGCGCGGCGCGCTGCCCGGGGACGGACGGGCCGACAACCACCGGGTCCGCCGCTACGTCGCCAAGTACACGATCAACCCCGCCCTCGCCCAGGGCCTGGCCCGTGAGATCGGGTCGGTGGAGAGCGGCAAGCTGGCCGACCTGGTCCTGTGGGAGCCGGCGTTCTTCGGCGTCAAGCCGCAGCTCGTCATCAAGGGCGGGCAGATCGCGTACGCGCAGATGGGCGACGCCAACGCCTCCATCCCGACCCCGCAGCCGGTCCTGCCCCGGCCGATGTACGGGGCGATCGGCCGGGCCCCGGCCGCGAACTCCGTCAACTTCGTCGCCCCGCTCGCCATCGAGGACGGGCTGCCGGAGCGGCTGGGCCTCGGCAAGCGGTTCACGGCGATCGAGTCGACGCGCGGTGTCACCAAGGCCGACATGCGGGAGAACGACGCGCGGCCCGAGGTACGGGTCGATCCCGACAGCTTCGCCGTGCACATCGACGGGGAACTGGTCGAGGCGTCACCGGCGGCCGAGCTGCCCATGGCGCAGCGGTACTTCCTCTTCTGA
- a CDS encoding ATP-binding protein — MADHLEASVTLPSDPASVSAARAYVVGTLAEWGLPADTEVSDTIRLIISELATNAVQHTFGQSPTFTVDVELDGDEHLRVGVTDSHPRFPRRLPAAVQQDNGRGLAIIRWLTAEYGGRLRVRPTREGGKTISVELPWTVPAQPVTAAGQQEP; from the coding sequence ATGGCAGACCATCTGGAAGCCTCCGTCACTCTGCCGAGCGATCCCGCCTCGGTCTCCGCAGCGCGCGCCTACGTGGTGGGCACGCTGGCGGAGTGGGGCCTGCCGGCGGACACGGAAGTGTCCGACACCATCCGGCTCATCATCTCCGAACTCGCCACCAACGCCGTCCAGCACACCTTCGGACAGTCGCCCACGTTCACCGTGGACGTCGAGCTCGACGGTGACGAGCACCTGCGCGTCGGTGTCACGGACAGTCACCCGCGCTTCCCCAGACGGCTCCCGGCCGCCGTCCAGCAGGACAACGGCCGCGGCCTGGCCATCATCCGCTGGCTGACCGCCGAGTACGGCGGCAGGCTCCGCGTCCGCCCCACCCGCGAGGGCGGCAAGACCATCTCCGTCGAACTCCCCTGGACGGTCCCGGCCCAGCCGGTGACGGCGGCGGGACAGCAGGAGCCGTAA
- a CDS encoding urease accessory protein UreD, whose product MSVSGSAGVRSVARILARDDGRGGTCLPVLESDGPLALRRTRAGGSEARVMLVGAMSGPLGGDHFTVEARAEEGARLSVGSAAATIALPGQAKGEARYDVRLDVAGGAELHWLPEQLISAQGSDLYVTTRAELAATGRLVLREEQVLGRSGETPGRLTSRLTVRVAGRVVLDQELACGPGAPGGWDGPAVLAGHRAVGQLVVVRPEFAAEPVPARSLGEGACLVPLAGPAALVTAVAPDALRLRRLLDEALASLA is encoded by the coding sequence ATGAGCGTGAGCGGCTCCGCCGGGGTGCGGTCCGTCGCGAGGATCCTGGCCCGGGACGACGGACGGGGCGGGACCTGCTTGCCCGTGCTGGAGAGCGACGGGCCCCTGGCGCTGCGGCGCACCCGGGCCGGCGGCAGCGAGGCGCGGGTCATGCTGGTCGGCGCGATGAGCGGACCGCTGGGCGGTGACCACTTCACCGTGGAGGCCCGGGCGGAGGAGGGCGCGCGGCTGTCCGTCGGATCGGCCGCCGCCACCATCGCGCTGCCCGGGCAGGCGAAGGGCGAGGCGCGCTACGACGTCCGGCTCGACGTCGCCGGAGGAGCCGAACTGCACTGGCTGCCCGAGCAGTTGATCTCCGCGCAGGGCAGCGACCTGTACGTCACGACCCGTGCCGAACTCGCCGCCACGGGCCGCCTGGTCCTGCGCGAGGAGCAGGTGCTCGGGCGATCCGGCGAGACCCCGGGGCGGCTGACGAGCCGGTTGACCGTGCGGGTCGCCGGCCGGGTGGTGCTCGACCAGGAACTGGCGTGCGGTCCCGGCGCGCCGGGCGGCTGGGACGGCCCCGCCGTGCTCGCGGGACACCGCGCGGTGGGACAGCTCGTCGTCGTACGGCCCGAGTTCGCCGCCGAACCGGTGCCGGCCCGGTCTTTGGGCGAGGGGGCCTGTCTCGTGCCGCTCGCCGGGCCCGCCGCGTTGGTGACCGCCGTGGCGCCGGACGCCCTGCGGTTGCGGCGGCTGCTCGACGAGGCCCTGGCCTCCCTCGCCTGA